The Deinococcus hopiensis KR-140 sequence CACCCGTCTCCTCGTTATTCCCGCCAGCAGCGAGGTGATGGAGGCCGCGATGGAAGACGGCACGCTGCTCACCCTCCAGCGGGCGGGCGCCGCGCTGGGCACGCCCGGCTGCGGCCCGTGTATGGGACGACACCAGGGTGTGCTCGCGCCGGGTGAGGTGTGCGTGTCCACCTCCAACCGCAATTTTATAGGCCGCATGGGCGACAAGGACGCGCAGGTGTATCTGGCCTCGCCTGCGGTAGCGGCAGCGACGGCAGTCATGGGGCGAATTGCGCTGCCGGAGGATGTGGCCGGGGTGGTGGCTTGAGCGAACATACAGGCCGGATCAGGCCGGAGAATCTCGCCGCCTGCCTTTCCCTGCTCGCCTCAGTGGGCGAGACGCAGCTGGACGCCGCCCTGCAGGGGGAGGTTGAGGGAGGGCTGGAGCACGCCGACTTCGGCTCGGGCCACCTCTATGAGTTTGCGCTGGGAAAGCTCGCCGCCGCTGTCGCCGAGGGTGACGCAGGGGAAATCTATTTCCGCGTGCAAGCCCCCCACGGGTTTGGCCGTGCCGTGCAAGTCGTCTTGTTGGCGGGTGCCCAATACCATCTGGCCCGCTGAGGAACCTGGAGAAGACCTATGCCCAGAATCTGGAAATTCGGCGACTCGGTGAATACCGACGACATCCTCCCAGGCAAATTTGCCCCCTTCATGGCAGGCGAGGACGCGTTCCAGACCTTTGCCTTCCACTACATCCGCCCCGAGTTCGCTGCCGAGGTGCAGCCCGGCGACGTGCTGGTGGGAGGCCGCAACTGGGGCCTGGGCTCCAGCCGCGAGTACGCGCCGCAGGCCCTCAAAAAGCTGAGAATCGGCGGCATCGTCGCGCCCTCTTTCGCCCGCATCCACTACCGCAACCTGCTGAACCTCGGCATCCCGGCCTTCGAGGCAGACCTGACGAACGTCCTGCAGGACGGCGATGAGGTAAGCCTGGACGTAGAGACGGGCGTGCTGACACGCGGTGCAAACACCTTCCAGCTGCCGCCCCCACCCGAGTTCCTGCGCGAGGCCCTGCGCGAGGGCAGCATCCTGGCCTTCTTCAAGAAGTATGGCCGCTTTCCGGGGGAGGCCGTTCCCGAATCCACGCAAATGCCAGAAGCCCGCTAAGATCAGCCCATGACCACCCTGGAAATCGAATGCCCCGTTTGCGCGGAGGTGCTGGAACTTACGGACGCCGACCGCGCAGAGCTGCACGTGGGCGACGTGATCGTGTGCGACTCCTGCAACGCCGAGATGGAAGTCACCCGCAGCGGCGAGGGCGAGGACTTTGAACTCGAACTGCTCGGCGTGCTGACCACCTGCCCCAACTGCGGCGAGGAATTCGACGTGACCGAGGACATGCTCGCCGCTGCCGGAACCGTGCAGAGCCACGACGGCGTGGAGGTCAGCGTCGTGACCTGCCCCCACTGCAGGGCACGCATTGAGTTGGAATTCGAGGAAGCAGAATAGGCTAGACAAGAACGAACGCTAAGCATAAGTTGAGTTAGCCTATCATTCGCAAGGAGATAAGCATGACTGTCATTCAATTTGAAAACCCTGACACCGGAGCCACCATCGAGCTGACCGATCCCGAACTCGGCGAACTGGTGATCGACGACGAGACCGGTGTGGAGTACGAAGTCGTGTCCGTCGATCCGCCCCGCCTGGAAGCCGCGCCGCAAGAAGCGGAGGACTGGGGGGAGTAAGGCGGCCTTCAGCGGTCAGCTTTCGGCTCCAAAAGCTGACGGCCGACCGCTGAAAGCTTGCCCGCTCTCCAACGCCTTATGGCCGACCTCGCCGTTCTCTACGACCGTATTCGCCCCGACGAGAAAATGCTGTTCGA is a genomic window containing:
- a CDS encoding homoaconitate hydratase (catalyzes the formation of homoisocitrate from cis-homoaconitate); the protein is MPRIWKFGDSVNTDDILPGKFAPFMAGEDAFQTFAFHYIRPEFAAEVQPGDVLVGGRNWGLGSSREYAPQALKKLRIGGIVAPSFARIHYRNLLNLGIPAFEADLTNVLQDGDEVSLDVETGVLTRGANTFQLPPPPEFLREALREGSILAFFKKYGRFPGEAVPESTQMPEAR
- the lysW gene encoding lysine biosynthesis protein LysW; translated protein: MTVIQFENPDTGATIELTDPELGELVIDDETGVEYEVVSVDPPRLEAAPQEAEDWGE